Genomic window (uncultured Hyphomonas sp.):
AATGTAGCGGTAAATCTTGATCCAACGGACCTTATCGCCAGGAGAACTGCGCTTTTCGGGATGTCTCGGACTGGGAAGTCGAACACCACCAAGGTGATAGCCAGCAGTGTATTTGAGCTTAGAGCGCAGGCCGATTCTGGAAGAGTGGGTATCCTCATTTTTGATCCGAACGGGGAGTATGCGAACGAAAACACCCAAGATGCCGGGTGTCTGAAGAACATTGCCACTTCTATCAAAGGGGCAAAGCCGGACGATGTAGTTACTTATGGCATGTCGCACCATCCAAATGATCCAAATCGAAAAATTGTAAAAATAAACTTTTATGGAACCAATCCCTCGAAGTGGGATGACGTCGACCAGTTAAACGAATCCATGGAACCGCTTCTGGTCGGCAAGCAGCTGATTAACGATCACCTCAACCAAAATCACACTTCTAACTATATTACAGAATTCCGAAGCACGGATTTGGAGCCTCCACAGGTCTTGGATTTCAGCTCTGCAACGCGTTATCGGCGCGCCATCACAGTGTATCGGGCTGTATTGGCTGAGGCAGGATTTTCGCTGCCTCAAGGGGCTACAAAAGCAAATACAGCGAGTCTCTTCAGTAAGGAGTTAGTTGCGGCGATGAAAGCTTCGCCAGACACTGACAATGAGACTGAATATAAAGCCGCTGCTGCAACACTAGAAAATTCTTCGCCCTCTTGGAGTGCACTAGCTAGCGCCCTAAGGTCTCTTCGCAAATTTATTCAAGAAGCGACCAATTCTGGATACAAGACTTTCAATGACGTCTACATTGATAAAAAAGGTCATAATTGGCATGATGACCGTCTAACTGGGATGCTCGCACTATTTCAGTATACAGGGCCGAAGCTGCTGAAGCCGCTGATTCCCCAGCATGACCCTCAAACCACTTCAGATTACGCGGATTCTATTGTCGGCGATTTGCACCAAGGTAGGCTGGTGATTTTTGACCAGTCGCTCGGTGACCCAGAAATGAATAAGGCCGCTGCCGAACGAGTGATGTGGGCGGTATTTAATCATCAAAAGGCGCAGTTTGTGAACCCTGAGAAGGATGCCAACGGCGCATTGATACCTCCACGCGATGTTCTTGTATTCGCAGAAGAGGCTCACAATTTGCTACCGGCGAGCACATCAAGTGATGTTTCGGCCGTATGGTCTCGAGCTGCTAAAGAGGGTTCAAAGTACCGGATAGGAATTGTGTATGCGACCCAAGAGCCGTCCTCAATTCAGTCAAATATTCTGAAGAATACTGACAATTGGTTCGTTGCTCACCTCAACAACTCAGATGAAACTCGAGAACTTAAGAAGTACTATGATTTCGAAGACTTTGTGGACCAGATATTGCGGGTGCCTGATCCCGGGTTCTTACGCATGCGTGCTCTTAGCAACCCCTATATCGTGCCAGTTCAGATCAAGAAATTTCAGGTCTCGATGTAGAAATGCCGTATCCTGAGGAAATTGCGACTGGGGAAAGTTTGCTCGCTTTACAAAAGAGCGAGGCGCTTAAGGAGTTTGAGGGTACGATTAAGGTCTCCGACGGACCACAAAAAGACCCGCCCCCGATTGTGGACGTGTCTCGCACGTCGTGGCTGCCGAAGAGGGTAGTGGCCATAGACGGCTCGACGGTTACAACAAAGGTGAGAAATGGTTTTCCTGGTGCCGAAGCGACGCTCTTGATGCTCGCTGTGGTTTTCATTGACGTTTCGAAGCTAGCCGGAATCAAGTCGAACGAAATTCCCTCGCCAAAAGTTTTCAATGAGATGGATCGGGCGGCACCTCATGATGCTGTGCTTCCCGGTGCGAACATTGTAGACAAAAATGTCCCAGATGATACTCCGACGGCGTATTTTCGAAGACAAGTTTTCACTACACTTGGCGGCACTTTGGACGATAGCCATGAGACATTTTTGGAAACATTGCGAGCGATTAGCAAACCTGCAGAAAATGTCCGGTGCCCCTACGAAGATTGCTCGCTTTCAAATGGAGCAGGTGTTGGTATTCACCAGTGTGGATGCAATTTAAAGCGAGAACTGTACGAAACTGACGCACTTCGGATGCATGAACGGTTCAACGAACTGGGTTCAAATGGTGAGGTACATGGTGAAGTTCGACATGTTCTGGAAGTGCTGTCGCTGGTCAACATTCTCCGATACTTTGAAGCCGACGAACGCATATCTTACCTAAAAGATACAGCTTTTGTTCTCGATGGTCCCTTAGCTGTCTTTGGACAGCCTGCGCGAATCGCGCCGTTCGTTCGTGATGAGATCATACGTATCAGTAAAAAGGCACTGGAAAAAAACGGCGTCCCGCCGCTCATTATTGGAGTCGAAAAGTCTGGACTTTATGTGAATCACTTTGCCGACTTAGATTGGTCGGAAGAGGGTGCGGAGAAGGGGCGCTTTGATCCAAGTACCGTGCTGATACCCGATGCGAAGTACATTAATCGGAACATCGTTTTTCGTCCGGAGGAGGCAAAGCCATCCGGACAGGACACCTACTTTGGCCGAAAGGTCTTTTACAAAACGAAGGATCGAAATCACGCAGTTCTAAACTTTGCTATGACTAACGAATTTTCGGCCGACTTCCATAACACCACTTCAGGGGCCTTTCCAAGGTTGGGAGATGCTCTGAACATTCTCGATCACCTATCAACATACCTATACACCGATGGCTTCATGCCTTTGGTCCGTGCGCATGCGCATGCTGCCATTCCGCTGAAGCGAGGATCGGCCATCCTCAACAGTCTCCTTCAAACTGGTTAGAACGATGACCGCAACTGTTTCTGAATTGAGACCGTGGACCCCTTCGGTTGCGGAGGGGCGCTGGTGCGGTTTCGGTCCGTACTATGCAATGTTTCCTGTTCATTTTGCCAGAGAAGCAATAGATCGATTTTGTCCTGCCCGCGGAGGTGTTATCGACCCGTTCTGTGGGAGAGGGACGACATCATTCGTGTCCCAACTCTCGGGGCGGCCATCATTGGCTAGTGATTTGAATCCTGTCGCATGGATATTCGCGAAAACAAAAACAGATCCCTATCCGAACAAAATCGGGCTTTGGAATCGGGTGGTCCAATTATTAGATTTGGTGTGTACCGAGGATCGGGTAGCCGAGAACGAATTCCAAAAGCTTGCTTGGTCCGCTGAAGTGTTGGGTTTTCTGAATGCCGCGAGGCGTAACCTCGATTGGCGTCGAAATAAGCTAGACCGCACTCTAATGGCCCTCATACTGATACACTTGCACGGCAAGTTGGGTGAAGGCCTGTCGAACCAAATGCGTCAGGCTAAAGCTATGGCTCCGGACTATAGTGTTCGGTGGTGGCAAGGTCAGTCGCTTTCGCCGCCTCAAATTGATGTACGTCGATTTTTTGCCAGGAAGCTCGATTGGCGTTACGCGAAAGGAATACCAAAGCCGCGTGCTGATGCGAGGGTCTATTTAGGTGATTGCAGGAAGACTCTTCGAAAAATCGAAGGCTTCAATGCAAAGATGATTATCACCTCGCCTCCCTACTACGGTCTTACCAATTACAGTTATGATAATTGGATCAGACTATGGATGCTTGGAGGACCCAGCCTGCCAGATTCGTCCAGCAGAGAACGCTATGGAAATCAGGTTCGTTATCGCGATCTGATAGAGGAAAGTCTAGGAGAGTGCAGGAGTCTCTCAGCAGACAACGTAACAGTGTTACTGAGAACCAGCGCTCAGGAATTCAGTAAAGAGATTGCCATACAAGCTATTAAGGATACATGGCCAGAACACAGACTTTTCCTCAAATTTGACAAAGCATCAGGTCCTACCCAAACAGCGCTCTACGGCCACAAATGGACCAAACGCGGCGAAGTTGATCTATTGGCGCTTTCTGGCCGCAAACGACCGCCGGAAGGGTTTTTCAAAGTTTAGTGTACTAAATCCCTTTAGGGGAGAAGTGTTGCCGACAAGGTCTCATTGTCGGTTCTAAATCACAGCGGCTTGAAATAGCGCAATTGCGGCGCCCGATATTTCATTTCCATGACGTTCCCTTAAGATTACGCTACCAACCGATTGAGCTAGAAAGTTTCTGATTCAATGATCAATCTAATCTCCGGCGCGACCAAAAAGCCGATCTCGAGCAAACAACTTGCTGAGTTCTTTGTGAATTCAGGAGATGAGTTCGATGGAGATCTCTATATCGGGTACCCCATTATTGCCGCGCCAGACGGCGCATTCCCTATTGATGCCCTGTGGGTAAGCGAGCGGCATGGAATTGTAATTTTTTGCTTGGTCGAGGGCAGAGAAATCGGACCCTATGCGACTGCTCAAGACGAAAGCGCGAACCGTCTGGAAACCAAATTGCGCGGCTATCAGGAGCTTATGAAGGGGCGCAAACTATTGGCGGAGCCTCGTGTAATCACTTTTGCTCCGCTGCTGTCATCGAAGGCAAAGCGGAAGATGGCTACCCGCTGTGTAATTTCGATAATCTAAAAGATGTGTGCTTGGAGATGGAATGGGACCATCCAGAGCTTCTCAAGTCCACGATCGCTGTTGTGCAGTCAATATCGACTATTCGCAAAGGAAAGCGAACAAGAGTAGTAAAGAAGGAGGATTCTCGAGGGGCGCGACTAAAACTCTTGGAGCAGTCGATTGCAAATCTAGATAACACTCAAAGCCGAGCTGTTATTGAGACCGTCGAAGGCGTTCAACGCATCAGAGGGCTCGCGGGATCAGGAAAGACAATCATTCTTGCGTTGAAGGCGGCTTATCTGCATTCTCAGCACCCGGATTGGAAGATAGCAGTTACTTTCAACACGCGCTCTTTGAAAGCCCAATTTCGAAGATTGATCAACACGTTCGTAATCGAGCAGTCGGGGGAAGAGCCCGATTGGGGAAAGCTCCTTGTATTGAATGCTTGGGGTGCACCCGGAACCGGTGATCGAACAGGTATCTATTATGAGTTCGTAAAGTCTCATGGGTTGGAGTATACTGACTTTCAGTCGGCGAAAAATCGCTATGGATTTGATGAGGCTTTTTCCGGCGTTTGCCGTGAGGCAATAAAAAGTGCGACTTCTGAAAGGCATGTATTTGATGCGATGCTGATCGATGAAGCCCAAGATTTCGATCCTTCATTTTTCAGAATGTGCTACTCAATGCTTTCAAAGGAAAAGCGGCTAGTCTACGCATACGACGAACTTCAATCATTGACAGAGTCAAGTCTTCCGCCTCCCGAGGAGTTGTTTGGAAAAAGCAATTCCGGCAAACCAAATGTTCAGTTTGCTGAGCCTCAGCCAGGGCAACCGCAGCAAGACATCATCTTAGAAAAATGCTATCGGAATTCTCGTCCGGTACTTTCGACAGCACATGCGTTAGGTTTTGGGATCTATCGAGAGCCGGACCCCAAGACGGGTACCGGCCTCATTCAATTGTTCGACAACAGCAAGCTTTGGAACGACGTCGGGTATGTGGTCGAATCCGGGGAGTTGGAAGAAGATCAGCGTGTCGTTTTAAGGCGTACAAGCGACACTAGTCCGCTATTTTTGGAAAACCACTCGCCCTTGGAAGATCTAATCGAGTTCAAGAAGTTTGACTCGAAGGAAGAGCAAGCGAGTTGGATCGCGAACCAGATTCAAGAAAATCTGACCAATGACGAGCTTCAGCCTGATGACATAATCATTATCAATCCTAACCCGCTTACCACTCGAAAAGAGGTCGGGAAGGTTAGGCAGATACTCTTTGAGCGGAATATAGATTCACATCTCGCCGGCGTGGATGTTTCCGCCGAAACATTCTTTGATGAAGACAATCAATCAATCACCTTCACGGGAATATTCAGAGCAAAGGGGAATGAGGCGGGCATGGTCTACATCATGAACGCCGACGACTGCGCTAAGTCGTTTGGTAATTTGGCTCGAGTGCGAAATCAGCTGTTTACAGCGATTACTCGAAGCAAGGCTTGGGTGCGTGTGTTGGGTGTTGGAAAGAACATGCAAGTCCTCATGGACGAGTTCGAACGCGTTCGAAATGCAGAGTTCAAGTTGGAATTTCAGTATCCATCTGAAGCAGTGCGCAGAAAACTCAACCTCGTTAATCGCGATATGACTGATGCAGAGAAAAGGGCTACAAAAACATCAGAGTCAAATCTCAGAAAGCTGCTGGACGATTTGGATTCGGGGTCGGTGCAACTCGAAGATTTATCTCCTGAGATAATTTCCAAACTTCGCGGCATCTTGACCAGAGACCCCTCCGATGGCTAATCCGATTGATACGCGAGATGAAATAAACGCAATTACGTCTACTTTGGTTGGGCTTGGTTTGGCAGACAATCAGAATTACGCGGTATACAAAAGGGTTGGCGAAGAAGAGGAGGAGGTTACCTTCAAGCCCGATACAGATACCAAAGCTTTTCTTAAAAATATTCCGTATGCAGATGCATATGAGGAGATGAAAAGAGGAAAGTACTACAATGTAATGTTTCCCGATGGCGCTCTGCTTCAAATTTATTATCTATTTCGAAAGGGAAGTGTATCTCGCCATCGGTTGGCTTTCTTGCCCTCTCCCAACTTGCTAGAGTATCAAAATGAGCCTGAATTATATGATCAGGAATTGATGTTCGCCGATATGGTAGACAAAAGCGTAGTGGCCACTCCGGTCCGATTTGATTTTGATGAAGAGCAGTTTGAAGAAATAGTCCACCCGATGGCGCATATGACAATTGGACAATACCGAAATTGTCGTGTTCCTATGTCCAGTGCTTTGGGTGCATTTCGCTTTTTCGAGTTCGTGTTGAGTTCATTTTACAATACGGCATATCGAGAAATCCAAGCGCAGATTATCAGCAAAAAAATTGTACATAAAAGAACAATTACAGAGGATGAAGCTAAGCGGGTTCACGTTGGACTTGAATGTACCGACTAGCCACCAATAGCTGGAAGTGCGTTTTGAGATAGAGTGGTGATGTGTCTCTGGGCACGACTATCCACCCTCTGCCGCGCTGAGTGTATTCTGAATCAGCCAGACTCTCGAGATGAATGACGAGCGCAAAGGGCTAGGCCCATGTTTCTGAATCTATCTTTGCTGTAGTTGTTGCTGACCGTTAGAATCTCGCTTGTGCGACAAGCGGGGTTGAGCAGAGCTGCTTGATCGACAGTTGCTGCGGCTCATGTGAGCAACCTGATGGTTGCAAAGCCTACTTGGTTGTTCGCGAATTGGTTTCTTGGGGCTTTCCGACGTGAATGCAGTGCTGCTGCATCGCTTCAGCAAAAATGGGCCTTATATCTCCAGTAATTCGCCGGCAGATGCGAGAGCGCCGCGAAATGGACGGCGCGCAAATTCGCAACAACTCACATATTGCAAACTTGTGGCGAAAAATATTCGTATGGTTGGATATTAGCCGTCCAACCATACATTCAATTATTTGTGCCAGACATTTCTGCCGCTTGTTTTGCGGTTTTGCGTTCGCGCAATCCCGTTCTGTGAAGTGCGTTCGGGCCCACCAACAAAAGCTGGTGGGTATTATCTTGTTCGTGACCTTAGATTGTGATCCCGTTGGTGGAGCGGGGAGTTGCCCTATCTCCACTAGACCGATGGATGCCGGAGGGAGTATTCACGTGCCTGAGAATACAAGAATGATGCACGGCTTCGTCGCCACGACAAAATTGGATCCAATGCATCCGAGGCCTTCACTGCGCTGTTTGATGAACTAAAAAAGCTCCGCACCGAAATGAACCTTGAGGTCTGATAAATCGAGAGCGCCAATGCCTGATTGGAACGAGCATCGAGAATGCAATTTTTCGGCCGTTATCGCTAGCGATTTCGACGCCCAATAACTAGTGGCAAAAAAGCCAGTATCATTTAGTGCAAAGGGCAAAGGCGGGGAGCATAATATGGATAGTTGGGGACATGAAGACCTTTCACATCAATTCGCCTGTTGGGCCGCTGGTTCCGCTGCGAGTCTCCCAATGCGCGGTCCGAGCGTTAAGGTGGGCAAACAATGGCTCGAAAGTGCTGGCTTCACCCGGGATTTCAGCATTTCCGATCTTGATACCAGCGAGGCCATGGATGCCGCGCACATCTTATGGCGGGAAAAATTGATTGCTGTTTCTGACGGCCGTCTTACCCATGGCTGGGCCGCGAAGTTTATCAATGTCTACATAAAAGCCCGGTTTGTGGTTGGCTGCTCAGCGTCGCCCTCGCGCGAGTTGGCACACCCACCCATCGACAAATTGCTGTTGAGAGCACTCGCCGACAATGACGTCGGTGGACATAGATCGCACTGGAAAGCGCTCCTAAAGCAAGGTTGGTCCAATCTTCCTAGCGCCAACTACATGGCCGCTATCGCACTCATCCGTGAATCACTTGCTGGAAGGCCGATGTGGATGATTGAAAAGTATTGGAGAGGGCATCAGTAGTGGATCAAATATTTGAGATAGATCACGTCGCTGAAAAAAAACTCGGAAAGTATGTTTACGGACTTATAGATCCTCGAGACCGAAAGGTATTTTACGTTGGGCAGGGCATACGCAATCGTGTGGGTGGGCATTTCGACGAAGCCCGTGAAGCAATAATTGGCCAGCGAGAATTTTCGTCGAAACTTCGGCGCATACAAGATATTTGGGATAACGGTCTCAATGTTGAAGTTCAGATCATTCGCCACGGGCTGCATACTAATTCCGAAGCAGATCACGTCGAAGGTGCCTGCATAGCGTTGCTCGGGCTGTCGCAAAATGGCATTCCCTACAACCTCAATTTGGGCCCTCGGAGCGTACAGCATGGCGCAATGTCGGTAGAAGACATTGAAATGCTCAACGCCCCGGCAGTAAACCCCTCTCAGTCCATTGGTCAGGTGTTTATCTTTAACTCCAATTCGGAGTCGATGGACACTGATGAAGTGTACAATTCGGTTCGCGGCGATTGGTCTGTGTCCGCTGAACACCGGGGTAAGCTTCCGGCATATGCCGTGGCTTTGTCGCGAGGCGTTAGCAAAGCCGTATTCAAAGTCGATGGGTGGGAACCTTCCGGCGACAAGTACCGGTTCATCAAATGCGCTCCTGATGCATCATGCGGTGAGCTTGTTGTGAAAAATTGGTCCGCAATCATTGGAATCACAATCGGCTATTGGATGCGTGGGCAATACCTAATTGTAGACTTCAATGGCAACGGAACTTTCACATTCATACGTGGAAGCTCAATCAAAGAGCCTATCAAACTTTATTAATGTCGCTCTGAGTGCTGAGCTTGGTTGAACCAACAGTGCTTTGTAGAGTCCAATTCGAGAGCGGAAATGTAAGGTCTCTGGATGACGCCCCATCTGTAATGTGCCTG
Coding sequences:
- a CDS encoding DUF87 domain-containing protein encodes the protein MTDENASYQAADKVQSTEKLTGLISTEDLVGDLLKIDYTECEVLVHDHLRQKVGGLPLGCFLLATRLKPGAGGDPSEEDSSLILLRVVGQCRLPNASEMDQNRFMAGQRSAHHDDTWDAEGQTDQFTLNQLRFAGVRCRVLGTFRVRESADSWQIKFGSDISNFYSGRGMKVYKPVGAALSSIVNYTKSALDDSHPLAGAPVAVGRVRYASSERKIDQSAENVAVNLDPTDLIARRTALFGMSRTGKSNTTKVIASSVFELRAQADSGRVGILIFDPNGEYANENTQDAGCLKNIATSIKGAKPDDVVTYGMSHHPNDPNRKIVKINFYGTNPSKWDDVDQLNESMEPLLVGKQLINDHLNQNHTSNYITEFRSTDLEPPQVLDFSSATRYRRAITVYRAVLAEAGFSLPQGATKANTASLFSKELVAAMKASPDTDNETEYKAAAATLENSSPSWSALASALRSLRKFIQEATNSGYKTFNDVYIDKKGHNWHDDRLTGMLALFQYTGPKLLKPLIPQHDPQTTSDYADSIVGDLHQGRLVIFDQSLGDPEMNKAAAERVMWAVFNHQKAQFVNPEKDANGALIPPRDVLVFAEEAHNLLPASTSSDVSAVWSRAAKEGSKYRIGIVYATQEPSSIQSNILKNTDNWFVAHLNNSDETRELKKYYDFEDFVDQILRVPDPGFLRMRALSNPYIVPVQIKKFQVSM
- a CDS encoding DUF2290 domain-containing protein produces the protein MANPIDTRDEINAITSTLVGLGLADNQNYAVYKRVGEEEEEVTFKPDTDTKAFLKNIPYADAYEEMKRGKYYNVMFPDGALLQIYYLFRKGSVSRHRLAFLPSPNLLEYQNEPELYDQELMFADMVDKSVVATPVRFDFDEEQFEEIVHPMAHMTIGQYRNCRVPMSSALGAFRFFEFVLSSFYNTAYREIQAQIISKKIVHKRTITEDEAKRVHVGLECTD
- a CDS encoding ATP-binding domain-containing protein, translated to MEWDHPELLKSTIAVVQSISTIRKGKRTRVVKKEDSRGARLKLLEQSIANLDNTQSRAVIETVEGVQRIRGLAGSGKTIILALKAAYLHSQHPDWKIAVTFNTRSLKAQFRRLINTFVIEQSGEEPDWGKLLVLNAWGAPGTGDRTGIYYEFVKSHGLEYTDFQSAKNRYGFDEAFSGVCREAIKSATSERHVFDAMLIDEAQDFDPSFFRMCYSMLSKEKRLVYAYDELQSLTESSLPPPEELFGKSNSGKPNVQFAEPQPGQPQQDIILEKCYRNSRPVLSTAHALGFGIYREPDPKTGTGLIQLFDNSKLWNDVGYVVESGELEEDQRVVLRRTSDTSPLFLENHSPLEDLIEFKKFDSKEEQASWIANQIQENLTNDELQPDDIIIINPNPLTTRKEVGKVRQILFERNIDSHLAGVDVSAETFFDEDNQSITFTGIFRAKGNEAGMVYIMNADDCAKSFGNLARVRNQLFTAITRSKAWVRVLGVGKNMQVLMDEFERVRNAEFKLEFQYPSEAVRRKLNLVNRDMTDAEKRATKTSESNLRKLLDDLDSGSVQLEDLSPEIISKLRGILTRDPSDG
- a CDS encoding DNA double-strand break repair nuclease NurA; amino-acid sequence: MPYPEEIATGESLLALQKSEALKEFEGTIKVSDGPQKDPPPIVDVSRTSWLPKRVVAIDGSTVTTKVRNGFPGAEATLLMLAVVFIDVSKLAGIKSNEIPSPKVFNEMDRAAPHDAVLPGANIVDKNVPDDTPTAYFRRQVFTTLGGTLDDSHETFLETLRAISKPAENVRCPYEDCSLSNGAGVGIHQCGCNLKRELYETDALRMHERFNELGSNGEVHGEVRHVLEVLSLVNILRYFEADERISYLKDTAFVLDGPLAVFGQPARIAPFVRDEIIRISKKALEKNGVPPLIIGVEKSGLYVNHFADLDWSEEGAEKGRFDPSTVLIPDAKYINRNIVFRPEEAKPSGQDTYFGRKVFYKTKDRNHAVLNFAMTNEFSADFHNTTSGAFPRLGDALNILDHLSTYLYTDGFMPLVRAHAHAAIPLKRGSAILNSLLQTG